One Acidimicrobiia bacterium genomic window carries:
- a CDS encoding cytochrome c3 family protein, producing MLTVPLAASAQESDADAQVNDYCLGCHEAGNIILDFPSGEMLPAVVPRTVFEASIHGESGLTCIDCHTDIGQYPHDPMSAVTRRDLAIELYTSCFNCHESEYTDTLDNMHTEALAGGDREAAICTDCHGAHNVTHPSADTTAIPRTCRSCHSEIYDLYAGSIHGAALLEHDIQDVPTCTDCHGVHAVEGPSHSQFHLFSPKICEDCHADEALMGKYGISTEVFDTYVADFHGTTVMLFEELAPDQTTNTPVCIDCHGVHNILASDEVDSTVYKENLLLTCQRCHPDATANFPNSWLRHYQPTSDQAVLVWLVGWFYRLVIPGVVGGMLIWVTIDGIRHLQHRRRAVGNV from the coding sequence GTGCTCACGGTGCCACTCGCCGCATCTGCTCAAGAGTCGGATGCGGACGCGCAGGTGAACGATTACTGCCTCGGCTGCCACGAAGCAGGCAACATCATCCTCGACTTCCCATCTGGTGAGATGCTCCCGGCCGTTGTGCCGCGTACCGTGTTCGAAGCCTCCATTCACGGTGAGTCCGGCCTCACGTGCATCGACTGCCACACCGACATCGGTCAGTACCCGCACGACCCGATGTCGGCCGTCACACGCCGTGACCTCGCCATAGAGCTGTACACATCCTGTTTCAACTGCCACGAGAGCGAGTACACGGACACTCTCGACAACATGCATACGGAGGCACTGGCCGGCGGCGACCGCGAGGCGGCAATCTGCACCGACTGCCACGGCGCGCACAACGTCACGCATCCGAGCGCCGATACCACGGCGATCCCGCGCACGTGCCGGAGCTGCCACTCGGAGATCTACGACCTCTACGCCGGGAGCATCCACGGGGCAGCTCTGCTCGAGCATGACATTCAGGACGTGCCGACTTGTACCGACTGCCACGGGGTACACGCCGTGGAAGGCCCCTCCCACTCCCAGTTTCATCTTTTTTCACCGAAGATCTGCGAGGACTGCCACGCGGACGAGGCCCTGATGGGCAAGTACGGGATCAGTACCGAGGTGTTCGACACCTACGTCGCAGATTTCCACGGAACGACGGTGATGCTGTTCGAGGAGCTCGCTCCGGATCAGACGACGAACACCCCCGTCTGTATCGACTGTCACGGTGTTCACAACATCCTGGCCTCTGATGAGGTCGACTCGACGGTCTACAAGGAGAATCTCCTCCTCACCTGCCAGCGGTGCCATCCCGACGCCACCGCCAACTTCCCCAACTCCTGGCTGCGCCATTACCAGCCGACCTCGGATCAGGCCGTTCTCGTCTGGTTGGTCGGCTGGTTCTACCGACTTGTCATCCCCGGAGTAGTCGGCGGCATGCTCATCTGGGTGACGATCGACGGGATTCGCCATCTCCAGCATCGTCGTAGGGCGGTCGGAAATGTCTGA